A window of the Parabacteroides merdae ATCC 43184 genome harbors these coding sequences:
- a CDS encoding helix-turn-helix domain-containing protein: MMNTDNRLLTRESSEHIREFFSTVERLSVSMERLFAGRSPAMAGENFYTDRELAEKLKVSRRSLQQYRDSGLLAFTRLGGKILYRSSDIEKLLDGCYRKARTRPEEL; this comes from the coding sequence ATGATGAATACCGATAACCGTTTGCTCACCCGTGAGAGCAGCGAGCATATAAGAGAGTTCTTCTCTACCGTCGAACGTCTCTCCGTTTCCATGGAGCGTCTCTTTGCCGGCAGGTCACCGGCGATGGCGGGCGAGAACTTCTATACGGACCGCGAACTGGCTGAAAAACTGAAAGTGAGCCGCCGCAGCCTGCAACAGTACCGTGACAGCGGCCTGCTTGCATTTACCCGGCTGGGCGGCAAGATATTGTACCGTTCTTCCGATATCGAGAAGTTGCTTGACGGCTGCTACCGGAAGGCGAGAACCAGGCCGGAGGAACTTTAG
- a CDS encoding DUF3408 domain-containing protein, with protein sequence MKSEPTEKPRRKKTVVSETADRKNSRSLEPGHDEWWERLMMEPGPGESAGTDASVTESMIPSGLVAEEVSGEARRKDTPPEPEDPVRRRTSGRQRRASLEEYRETYLTVPKIRNRKTVFVSEDVRDELDAVVRRLGGRGMSVSGLLENLAREHLAAYRGDIEQWRKI encoded by the coding sequence ATGAAAAGTGAACCGACTGAAAAACCGAGAAGAAAGAAAACGGTGGTATCCGAAACCGCAGACAGAAAGAACAGCCGTAGTCTCGAGCCCGGCCACGACGAGTGGTGGGAAAGACTCATGATGGAACCCGGTCCGGGGGAATCCGCCGGTACGGACGCTTCCGTGACGGAATCGATGATTCCATCCGGGCTCGTTGCGGAGGAGGTATCCGGGGAGGCGAGAAGAAAGGACACCCCGCCGGAACCGGAAGACCCCGTGAGAAGAAGAACGAGCGGCAGGCAACGCAGGGCCTCGCTGGAGGAGTACCGGGAAACGTACCTCACCGTCCCGAAGATCAGGAACCGCAAGACGGTGTTCGTCAGTGAGGATGTGAGGGACGAACTGGACGCCGTCGTCCGCAGGCTCGGCGGGCGTGGCATGAGCGTTTCCGGACTGCTGGAGAACCTTGCCAGGGAGCATCTTGCCGCCTACCGTGGGGACATCGAGCAGTGGAGAAAAATCTGA
- a CDS encoding relaxase/mobilization nuclease domain-containing protein, which yields MIGKIRKGRSFSGCIRYVTQKDDAKIIASEGVLLGTVEETARSFRWQCLLNPDVAKPVGHIALSFKPEDAPRLTDAFMARLAEEYLELMGIRNTQFIVVRHHGTDNPHCHIVFNRVNFDGKVISDSNDFKRNEKVTKMLKDKYSLTYSEGKQSVKTEKLHASEKVKYEIYRAVKEALRSADTWKEFQNKLLKMGVEMEFKYKENTNEVQGIRFIKNGLSFKGSGIDRSFSWSRLDAALDHNHVTSLENDVSQKQPYHEQSHGSVIDNLVEVTGTGGVFMPSVVPTEDEKEAERLRRKKKRRKGRSL from the coding sequence ATGATAGGGAAGATCAGGAAAGGCCGCTCGTTCAGCGGCTGCATACGCTACGTGACGCAGAAGGACGACGCAAAAATCATCGCCTCGGAAGGCGTGCTGCTGGGAACGGTGGAGGAGACGGCACGCAGTTTCCGGTGGCAATGCCTGCTGAATCCGGACGTGGCGAAACCGGTGGGGCACATTGCGCTCAGCTTCAAGCCGGAGGACGCACCGAGGCTGACCGACGCGTTCATGGCAAGGCTGGCGGAGGAATACCTGGAGCTGATGGGGATACGGAACACGCAGTTCATCGTGGTGAGGCATCACGGGACGGACAACCCGCACTGCCACATCGTCTTCAACCGGGTGAACTTCGACGGGAAGGTGATTTCCGACAGCAACGATTTCAAGCGCAACGAGAAAGTGACAAAAATGCTTAAGGACAAGTATTCGCTCACCTATTCCGAAGGCAAACAGTCCGTTAAAACGGAAAAGCTGCATGCTTCCGAAAAGGTGAAATACGAAATATACCGTGCGGTCAAGGAAGCTTTGAGGAGTGCAGATACATGGAAAGAATTTCAAAATAAGCTCTTAAAAATGGGCGTGGAAATGGAATTCAAGTACAAGGAAAACACTAATGAAGTGCAGGGCATCCGCTTTATAAAGAACGGTCTGTCATTCAAGGGAAGTGGGATTGACCGCAGTTTCAGTTGGTCAAGGCTGGATGCGGCATTGGACCATAACCATGTCACGTCCCTGGAAAATGACGTTTCCCAAAAGCAACCGTACCATGAACAAAGTCATGGTTCTGTTATTGATAACCTGGTCGAAGTCACCGGTACGGGTGGCGTGTTCATGCCGTCGGTGGTACCGACGGAGGACGAGAAAGAGGCGGAACGCCTGCGGAGAAAGAAGAAGCGCAGGAAAGGAAGGAGTTTGTGA
- a CDS encoding helix-turn-helix domain-containing protein, protein MEIVNIEARTFEAMLSAFRTFADRLDTLCRLYGDMEEKKWLDNQEVCLLLKVSPRTLQTLRDNGTLAYTQICHKTYYKPEDVESIIRIVEERRKRAESMGKSI, encoded by the coding sequence ATGGAAATAGTGAACATTGAAGCAAGGACCTTCGAGGCGATGCTCTCGGCCTTCCGGACGTTCGCGGATCGGCTGGACACCCTTTGCCGGCTGTACGGTGACATGGAAGAGAAGAAATGGCTGGACAACCAGGAGGTGTGCCTACTGCTGAAGGTCAGCCCGAGAACCCTGCAGACCCTGCGTGACAATGGCACGCTGGCATATACACAGATCTGCCATAAGACTTATTACAAGCCCGAGGACGTAGAAAGTATCATCCGGATAGTGGAGGAGCGCCGCAAGCGGGCTGAAAGCATGGGAAAATCAATTTGA
- a CDS encoding sigma-70 RNA polymerase sigma factor region 4 domain-containing protein, whose product MADKSAEKERLFNEWFTKSYDRLRGTLRRYGMLDEDNFHDTYLFVRRQVLVPGKDITDYDAYFIGCYKKAALIKIKRENRYAHPEDDFFLRCGEEAKFLSEDDLNGCERLVRDILRFVRQKFSYEEYRMFMLRFYEAQFSFKALAECMGISASAISQKVCRIVDAVRTHSGFAWRSQMLAVESFMY is encoded by the coding sequence ATGGCAGACAAGAGCGCAGAAAAGGAAAGACTGTTCAACGAGTGGTTCACAAAATCCTATGACAGGTTGAGAGGGACGTTACGCCGGTACGGAATGCTGGACGAGGACAATTTCCATGACACCTACCTTTTCGTAAGAAGGCAGGTGCTGGTTCCCGGAAAGGACATAACGGACTATGACGCGTATTTCATCGGATGCTACAAAAAGGCGGCCCTGATAAAGATTAAAAGGGAGAACCGGTATGCACACCCTGAAGATGATTTCTTCCTCCGATGTGGCGAGGAGGCAAAATTCCTTTCCGAGGACGACCTGAACGGGTGCGAGCGGCTGGTAAGAGACATACTGCGTTTCGTAAGGCAGAAGTTCTCCTACGAGGAATACCGGATGTTCATGCTCAGGTTCTATGAAGCGCAGTTCTCGTTCAAGGCGCTGGCGGAATGCATGGGTATCTCGGCATCGGCCATATCGCAGAAAGTATGCAGGATAGTGGACGCGGTACGTACCCACAGCGGTTTCGCATGGAGAAGTCAGATGCTGGCGGTGGAAAGCTTCATGTATTGA
- a CDS encoding plasmid mobilization protein, producing the protein MTNDVNGMKKKCGCPALGRTRKLTRGVTVKFSPVSYEALRFRAGKSGRSLAVYIREAALAATVTARHTPEENALLRSLAGMANNLNQLTKLSHQTGFYRTRLLIEGLLGKLKRIMDDYRPKGG; encoded by the coding sequence ATGACAAACGATGTGAATGGGATGAAGAAAAAATGTGGCTGTCCGGCACTGGGCAGGACGCGTAAATTGACCAGAGGCGTGACGGTGAAGTTCTCCCCCGTCAGCTACGAGGCTCTCAGGTTCAGGGCAGGGAAGTCCGGCCGGAGTCTGGCGGTCTATATCAGGGAGGCAGCACTGGCGGCCACCGTTACGGCAAGGCATACACCGGAGGAGAACGCACTGTTGCGCAGCCTGGCGGGAATGGCGAACAACCTGAACCAGCTGACAAAGCTCTCGCACCAGACCGGCTTTTACAGGACAAGGCTGCTGATAGAGGGGCTGCTGGGAAAGCTGAAGCGGATCATGGATGATTACAGGCCGAAAGGAGGATAG